CCGGCAAAGGTGTGGGAGGTCGCCCTCGGTGCGCTGACCGATGAGCAGACCGAGATCATCTTCCTCGCTTTCGGCAACCCGACCAGCAATTCAGGGCCTTTCCGCGAATGCTTCGGCGCGCACCGTCATCTGTGGAACACAGCGCAAATCGACAGCCGCACCGTCGAGGGCACCAACAAGGCCTATCTCGACGAACTGATCGAGACTTATGGCGTCGACAGCGACATCGTGAAGGTCCGTGTCCGCGGCCAGTTCCCATCCGCGTCATCGATGCAGTTCATCGCCAGCGATCTGGTCGACGCGGCGCGCGTGCGCGATTTCCACAATCTGCCGACCGAACCGCTCATCTTCGGACTCGATTGCGCGCGCTTCGGCGACGATCATTCGACGCTGGCGATCCGCTGCGGCCGCGACGCGCGCAGCCGGCCATGGAAGCGCTGGTTCAAGACCGATGCGATGACGCTGGCCGGCGATGTCGCGCTCGCCGCCCAAATGCACCGCCCCGATGCGATCTTCGTCGATGCCGGCAGTGTGGGTGCAGCGGTGGTCGATCGCCTGCGCCAATTGGGCGTGGAGAATGTCCATGAAGTCTGGTTCGGCAGCAAAGGCGGTGACGCTACCTGGTCGGGCGCTATGCGGGTCCAGACCGCCAACAAGCGCGCCGAAATGTGGATCAATATGCGCGGCTGGCTGGAAAACGGGGCGATCCCCGACGACGATGCACTGGCGACCGACCTGACCGGCGTCGAATACGGTTATGCCAACGACGCCGAGATCCTGCTTGAGAAGAAGGAACATATGAAGGCCCGCGGCCTTGCCTCACCCGACGATGCCGACGCCCTCGCCCTCACCTTCGCCGCACCGGTCATGCCGCGCGACACGCTCTACTGGCCCGACCCACAACCGCGTCAGCACCCCCTCAGCGAGGAAGAGGAATGGAATCTGACCTACCGGGACATCAAAGATGAAGGACAATAAGTTCCTCCCCGGCACGGGGAGGCACGCGCGCGAAGCGCGACGGAAGGGGTGCGCCGGCAACGTACCGCTCGCAAAGGGTATCTGCCGCAAGCGTCACGTCACCGGCCCGCCCCCTCCACCACCCGCTTGAAGAAAGCGCGCGGTCCCCTTCCCTGTACCGGGGAGGAAGCAGATCATGTCCCGGGCACAACCCACCAATCCGGTTGAGCCTACCCCGCCTTTGCACTACCGATGCCGTAACAAATCATGAGGCTGCCGAATGACGGCGACGATCGCGCTCGTCGATGACGACCGCAACATCCTGACTTCCGTATCGATCGCGCTTCAGGCCGAGGGCTTCGTGACGCGCGTCTATTCGGATGGTGAGACCGCATTGAAGGCGCTGATCGAGAATCCGCCCGACCTGGCGATCTTCGATATCAAGATGCCGCGCATGGACGGGCTGGAACTGTTGCGGCGCCTGCGCGAGAAACAGGCGACGCCGGTGATCTTCCTCACGTCCAAGGATGACGAGCTCGACGAGGCGCTCGGCCTGGCGATGGGCGCTGACGATTATATCGCCAAGCCCTTTTCCCAGCGCCTGCTGATCGCCCGGATCCGCGCCATTCTGCGCCGCACCGAACTGGCTCAGGCCGGCCCGGCGGGCGACGAGGAATCGGCGGCCGCCGAACTGGAGCGCGGTCGGCTGACGATGGACACCGCACGGCACCGCGTGACCTGGGCCGGCGCGAATGTGACGCTGACCGTGACCGAATTCCTGATCCTCGAAACACTGGCGCAGCGACCCGGTATCGTGAAGACCCGCAACCAGTTGATGGATGCGGCGTATCAGGACGATATCTATGTCGACGATCGCACCATCGACAGCCATATCAAGCGCGTGCGCCGCAAGTTCCGGCAGATCGACCCTGAATTCGATGCCATCGAAACGCTGTATGGCGCCGGATACCGCTTTTCAGAGGAATGACGCCAAGGCATGACGACGGCGAGCTGTCGCTGCGCTGGTCCGGCCGTGTTTCGCTCACGCCACGGATCCTGTTCGTCAACATCTTCGCGCTGGCGCTGCTCGCCGGCGGGTTCTTCTATCTCGATTCCTATCGCAGCCGGATCGTCGACAGCCGTGTCGCGCAGGCGAGCCGCGAGGCACGCCTGATCGCCGAAGCGCTTCGATCGGTACAGCCGGAACGGCGCGATGCGCTGGCATTGCGGCTGGCGCGCGACACCGGCGCGCGGCTGCGCATCTATGACGAGGCGGGAACGCTGATCAGCGATAC
This portion of the Sphingomonas sp. So64.6b genome encodes:
- a CDS encoding terminase — encoded protein: MDTSSTDSFAAQMPDFRHNPLGHAAFAYPWGEGTLKGVTGPREWQCEVMEAIGEHLQNPATQFTPCRIARASGHGIGKSALIAMLIKWGLDTGVDTRIVVTANTENQLLTKTAPELAKWSNLSLTRDWFRVGATALVSTSPGHDKSWRADLVTWSLTNTEAFAGLHNQGKRLILVFDEASGIPAKVWEVALGALTDEQTEIIFLAFGNPTSNSGPFRECFGAHRHLWNTAQIDSRTVEGTNKAYLDELIETYGVDSDIVKVRVRGQFPSASSMQFIASDLVDAARVRDFHNLPTEPLIFGLDCARFGDDHSTLAIRCGRDARSRPWKRWFKTDAMTLAGDVALAAQMHRPDAIFVDAGSVGAAVVDRLRQLGVENVHEVWFGSKGGDATWSGAMRVQTANKRAEMWINMRGWLENGAIPDDDALATDLTGVEYGYANDAEILLEKKEHMKARGLASPDDADALALTFAAPVMPRDTLYWPDPQPRQHPLSEEEEWNLTYRDIKDEGQ
- a CDS encoding response regulator transcription factor: MTATIALVDDDRNILTSVSIALQAEGFVTRVYSDGETALKALIENPPDLAIFDIKMPRMDGLELLRRLREKQATPVIFLTSKDDELDEALGLAMGADDYIAKPFSQRLLIARIRAILRRTELAQAGPAGDEESAAAELERGRLTMDTARHRVTWAGANVTLTVTEFLILETLAQRPGIVKTRNQLMDAAYQDDIYVDDRTIDSHIKRVRRKFRQIDPEFDAIETLYGAGYRFSEE